CCGGGTCACCGAGGCGTCCGAGTTGAGCAGCACGATCAGGCAGTCCCCGGCTCGCCGGGCCGCCTCCAGCAACCCGACGTGCCCCGCGTGCACGAGATCGAAGCACCCCCCGGTAGCCACCACGGTCCCGCCCTCGGCCCGCACGGCCTCCGCCAGCCCAACGGCCTCCGCCAGCCCGATACCCGCCCCGCCCGCGCCGCCGCGGGCTCCGGCCCCGCTCACGCCGCCGCGTGCTCCGGCCCCGCCCGCGCCGCTGCGCGGCGCACCGGCGCCCCGGCCGGGCCAGGCGAACGCGCCTCCGGCGTCCACGAAAGCCGTGGCCGACGCCACCGCGCGCGCCACCGCCTCCTCGGGCAGCGCCCCGTCGGCGAGCGCGGCCGCCGCGGTAGCGGCGAAACAGTCCCCGGCTCCGCACGGATCACCCGACGCCTCGAACGGCGCGGGCACCAGCATCGGCGACGCGGTCCCGCGGCTCAGCATCGCCCCCCGGGCACCCATCGTGATCACCACCGACGAAGCACCCCACGATTCGGCCAGCGAAGACGCCGACCGCCCCCCGGCCTCCGAGGCGTTCGGCGTAGCCAGCCGCACCCCCGCCACCGGCGCCGACCCCCGCGGATGCGGATCCCACAGCACCCGGGACGCCACCGCGGCCAGCTCCGGACGCACCGCGTCGGCCACACCCCGCCCGTAGTCGGCCACCAGCACCCCGGCCGCCCGCGAGAGCAGCGCCCCCACTCCGGCGTCCGGATAGGGCAGCGGAACCCCGTCCCCGCGATCCAGCCGCACCACCGGACGCCCACCGGCCAGCACGCGCGTCTTCACCGGCACCGTGCCCCGCAGCGGCAGCTCGACCAGCCGCACCCGCCCGGCCAGCAACTCCCGCAGCGCGTCGGCGTCGGGCCCCGACCCGATCGCGGTGACCAGCACGACCTCGCGATGGGTCCGCTCCGCGGCCAGGCACGCGGCCAGCGCCGCACCGCCCGGCCGGTCCCGCGACCCGGACACGTCGACTACCGGCACCGGAGCGTCCGGTGCCAGCCGCGTCGCGGTCCCGGTCACGTCCCGGTCGAGCAGCGCGTCGCCGACCACGACCAGCGGAGCGGTCATGCCGAGAGCCTGCGGCCGAGCAGCGCCTCGTCGAACGCCGCACACATCAGATGCAGCGCGACCAGGTGCGCCTCCTGCACGGTCGCGGTCGCGTCGGCGTCGACGCACAGCGCCGAGTCGGCCGCGGCCGCGAGCGGGTTGGGCTGCGGCCCGGTCATCGCCCACACCGTGATCCCGAGGTCCCTGGCCACCTCGACCGCGCGCAGCAGGTTGCGGCTGCTGCCCGACGTCGACATCGCGACCAGGACGTCACCGGGCCGGCCGTGCGCGGCGACCTGCCGGGCGAACAGCTCCTCGAACCCGTAGTCGTTGCCGATCGCGGTCAGCGTCGACGTCTCCGCGTGCAGCGCGATCGCCGAGTACGCGGGCCGGTCGTCGCGGTAGCGGCCGACCAACTCGGCGGTCAGGTGCTGGGCCTGCGCGGCGCTGCCGCCGTTGCCGGCCGCGAGCAACCGCGACCCGGACGGCAGCCGGGCC
This genomic window from Cryptosporangium phraense contains:
- the rfaE2 gene encoding D-glycero-beta-D-manno-heptose 1-phosphate adenylyltransferase, which codes for MTAPLVVVGDALLDRDVTGTATRLAPDAPVPVVDVSGSRDRPGGAALAACLAAERTHREVVLVTAIGSGPDADALRELLAGRVRLVELPLRGTVPVKTRVLAGGRPVVRLDRGDGVPLPYPDAGVGALLSRAAGVLVADYGRGVADAVRPELAAVASRVLWDPHPRGSAPVAGVRLATPNASEAGGRSASSLAESWGASSVVITMGARGAMLSRGTASPMLVPAPFEASGDPCGAGDCFAATAAAALADGALPEEAVARAVASATAFVDAGGAFAWPGRGAGAPRSGAGGAGARGGVSGAGARGGAGGAGIGLAEAVGLAEAVRAEGGTVVATGGCFDLVHAGHVGLLEAARRAGDCLIVLLNSDASVTRLKGAGRPLNTAADRAAVLSGLAAVDAVVVFDEDTPEQVLNELRPDRWVKGGDYTVDALPEAAAVRSWGGEAVVLPYLDGRSTTGLLERARG
- a CDS encoding D-sedoheptulose-7-phosphate isomerase, producing the protein MTSQLDRVGTSAAADHCLALEQTLARLRRTQIPLLTGWGETLAARLPSGSRLLAAGNGGSAAQAQHLTAELVGRYRDDRPAYSAIALHAETSTLTAIGNDYGFEELFARQVAAHGRPGDVLVAMSTSGSSRNLLRAVEVARDLGITVWAMTGPQPNPLAAAADSALCVDADATATVQEAHLVALHLMCAAFDEALLGRRLSA